A window of the Callospermophilus lateralis isolate mCalLat2 chromosome 7, mCalLat2.hap1, whole genome shotgun sequence genome harbors these coding sequences:
- the Celsr2 gene encoding cadherin EGF LAG seven-pass G-type receptor 2 isoform X3 → MRTRAASAPLPTPPLPLPLPLPPLLLLLLLLLPLPPLLGDQVGPCRSLGSGGRGSSGACAPVGWLCPASASNLWLYTSRCRDAGIELTGHLVPHHDGLRVWCPESGAHIPLPPAPEGCPWSCRLLGIGGHLSPQGKLTLPQEHPCLKAPQLKCQSCKLAQVPGLRAGEGSPEESMGGRRKRNVNTAPQFQPPSYQATVPENQPAGTSVASLRAIDPDEGEAGRLEYTMDALFDSRSNHFFSLDPITGAVTTAEELDRETKSTHVFRVTAQDHGMPRRSALATLTILVTDTNDHDPVFEQQEYKESLRENLEVGYEVLTVRATDGDAPPNANILYRLLEGPGGSPSEVFEIDPRSGVIRTRGPVDREEVESYKLTVEATDQGRDPGPRSATATVFLSVEDDNDNAPQFSEKRYVVQVREDVTPGAPVLRVTASDRDKGSNALVHYSIMSGNARGQFYLDAQTGALDVVSPLDYETTKEYTLRVRAQDGGRPPLSNVSGLVTVQVLDINDNAPIFVSTPFQATVLESVPLGYLVLHVQAIDADAGDNARLEYRLAGVGHDFPFTINNGTGWISVAAELDREEVDFYSFGVEARDHGIPALTASASVSVTILDVNDNNPTFTQPEYTVRLNEDAAVGTSVVTVSAVDRDAHSVITYQITSGNTRNRFSITSQSGGGLVSLALPLDYKLERQYVLAVTASDGTRQDTAQIVVNVTDANTHRPVFQSSHYTVNVNEDRPAGTTVVLISATDEDTGENARITYFMEDSIPQFRIDADTGAVTTQAELDYEDQVSYTLAITARDNGIPQKSDTTYLEILVNDVNDNAPQFLRDSYQGSVYEDVPPFTSVLQISATDRDSGLNGRVFYTFQGGDDGDGDFIVESTSGIVRTLRRLDRENVAQYILRAYAVDKGMPPARTPMEVTVTVLDVNDNPPVFEQDEFDVFVEENSPIGLAVARVTATDPDEGTNAQIMYQIVEGNIPEVFQLDIFSGELTALVDLDYEDRPEYVLVIQATSAPLVSRATVHVRLLDRNDNPPVLGNFEILFNNYVTNRSSSFPGGAIGRVPAHDPDISDSLTYSFERGNELSLVLLNASTGELRLSRALDNNRPLEAIMSVLVSDGVHSVTAQCALRVTIITDEMLTHSITLRLEDMSPERFLSPLLGLFIQAVAATLATPPDHVVVFNVQRDTDAPGGHILNVSLSVGQPPGPGGGPPFLPSEDLQERLYLNRSLLTAISAQRVLPFDDNICLREPCENYMRCVSVLRFDSSAPFIASSSVLFRPIHPVGGLRCRCPPGFTGDYCETEVDLCYSRPCGPHGRCRSREGGYTCLCREGYTGEHCEVSARSGRCTPGVCKNGGTCVNLLVGGFKCDCPSGDFEKPYCQVTTRSFPARSFITFRGLRQRFHFTLALSFATKERNGLLLYNGRFNEKHDFVALEVIQEQVQLTFSAGESTTTVSPFVPGGVSDGQWHTVQLKYYNKPLLGQTGLPQGPSEQKVAVVSVDGCDTGVALRFGAILGNYSCAAQGTQGGSKKSLDLTGPLLLGGVPDLPESFPVRMRHFVGCMKNLQVDSRHVDMADFIANNGTVPGCPTKKNVCDSNTCHNGGTCVNQWDAFSCECPLGFGGKSCAQEMANPQHFLGNSLVAWHGLSLPISQPWHLSLMFRTRQANGVLLQAVTRGRSTITLQLREGHVVLSVEGTGLQASSLRLEPGRANDGDWHHTQLSLGASGGPGHAILSFDYGQQRAEGNLGPRLHGLHLSNITVGGVPGPASGVARGFRGCLQGVRVSETPEGVSSLDPSRGESINVEPGCSLPDPCDSNPCPANSYCSNDWDSYSCSCDPGYYGDNCTNVCDLNPCEHQSVCTRKPSAPHGYTCECPPNYLGPYCETRIDQPCPRGWWGHPTCGPCNCDVSKGFDPDCNKTSGECHCKENHYRPPGSPTCLLCDCYPTGSLSRVCDPEDGQCPCKPGVIGRQCDRCDNPFAEVTTNGCEVNYDSCPRAIEAGIWWPRTRFGLPAAAPCPKGSFGTAVRHCDEHRGWLPPNLFNCTSVTFSELKGLAERLQRNESGLDSGRSQRLALLLRNATQHTAGYFGSDVKVAYQLATRLLAHESAQRGFGLSATQDVHFTENLLRVGSALLDAANKRHWELIQQTEGGTAWLLQHYEAYASALAQNMRHTYLSPFTIVTPNIVISVVRLDKGNFAGAKLPRYEALRGERPPDLETTVILPESVFREMTPVVRPAGPGEAQEPEELARRQRRHPELSQGEAVASVIIYRTLAGLLPHNYDPDKRSLRVPKRPVINTPVVSISVHDDEELLPRALDKPVTVQFRLLETEERTKPICVFWNHSILVSGTGGWSARGCEVVFRNESHVSCQCNHMTSFAVLMDVSRRENGEILPLKTLTYVALGVTLAALLLTFLFLTLLRALRSNQHGIRRNLTAALGLAQLVFLLGINQADLPFACTVIAILLHFLYLCTFSWALLEALHLYRALTEVRDVNAGPMRFYYMLGWGVPAFITGLAVGLDPEGYGNPDFCWLSIYDTLIWSFAGPVAFAVSMSVFLYILAARASCAAQRQGFEKKGPVSGLQPSFAVLLLLSASWLLALLSVNSDTLLFHYLFAACNCVQGPFIFLSYVVLSKEVRKALKFACSRKPSPDPALTTKSTLTSSYNCPSPYADGRLYQPYGDSAGSLHSASRSGKSQPSYIPFLLREESTLNPGQVPPGMGDPGGLFLEGQDQQHDPDTDSDSDLSLEDDQSGSYASTHSSDSEEEEEEEEEAAFPGEQGWDSLLGPGAERLPLHSTPKDGGPGPGKAPWPGDFGTTAKESSGSGAPEERPRENGDALSRDGSLGSLPGSSAQPHKGILKKKCLPTISEKSSLLRLPLEHGTGSSRGSSASEGSRGGLPPRPPPRQSLQEQLNGVMPIAMSIKAGTVDEDSSGSEG, encoded by the exons ATGCGGACCCGGGCTGCCAGCGCCCCCCTCCCAACGCCgccgctgccgctgccgctgccgctgccgccgctgctgctgctgctgctgttgctgctgccgCTGCCACCACTACTGGGAGACCAAGTGGGGCCCTGTCGTTCTCTCGGGTCTGGGGGACGAGGCTCCTCGGGGGCCTGCGCCCCCGTGGGCTGGCTCTGTCCAGCTTCAGCCTCGAACCTCTGGCTCTACACCAGCCGTTGCAGAGATGCGGGCATTGAGCTGACTGGCCACCTGGTGCCCCACCACGATGGCCTGAGGGTCTGGTGTCCAGAATCCGGTGCCCATATCCCCCTTCCACCAGCCCCTGAAGGCTGCCCCTGGAGCTGTCGCCTCCTGGGCATTGGAGGCCACCTTTCTCCACAGGGCAAGTTGACCCTGCCTCAGGAGCACCCTTGCTTAAAGGCTCCACAGTTGAAATGTCAGTCCTGCAAGCTGGCACAGGTCCCAGGGCTCAGGGCAGGGGAAGGGTCACCAGAGGAGTCCATGGGTGGACGTCGAAAAAGGAATGTAAATACAGCACCTCAGTTCCAACCCCCCAGCTATCAGGCCACAGTGCCTGAGAACCAGCCAGCGGGAACCTCTGTTGCATCACTCCGTGCCATTGAtccagatgagggagaggcaggtCGGCTTGAGTACACCATGGATGCCCTCTTTGATAGCCGCTCCAACCATTTCTTCTCCTTGGACCCAATCACTGGTGCTGTCACCACAGCAGAGGAGTTGGATCGGGAGACCAAGAGTACCCATGTCTTCAGGGTCACTGCACAGGATCATGGTATGCCTCGAAGGAGTGCCCTGGCTACACTCACCATTTTGGTGACTGACACCAATGACCATGACCCTGTTTTTGAGCAGCAGGAGTACAAGGAGAGCCTCAGGGAGAACCTGGAGGTTGGCTATGAGGTGCTCACTGTCAGGGCCACGGATGGTGATGCTCCCCCCAATGCCAATATTCTGTACCGCCTGCTGGAGGGGCCTGGGGGCAGCCCTTCTGAAGTCTTTGAAATTGACCCTCGATCTGGTGTGATCCGCACCCGTGGCCCAGTGGATCGGGAAGAGGTGGAGTCCTACAAGCTGACAGTGGAAGCAACTGACCAGGGTCGGGACCCAGGTCCACGGAGTGCCACAGCCACTGTTTTTCTGTCTGTGGAGGACGACAATGACAATGCCCCTCAGTTTAGTGAGAAGCGTTACGTGGTCCAGGTGCGAGAAGATGTGACCCCAGGGGCACCAGTACTCCGTGTCACAGCCTCGGACCGGGACAAGGGCAGCAATGCCCTGGTGCACTATAGCATCATGAGTGGCAATGCTCGGGGACAGTTTTATCTGGATGCCCAGACTGGGGCCCTGGATGTTGTGAGCCCTCTTGACTATGAGACAACCAAAGAGTATACTCTACGGGTGCGGGCACAGGATGGAGGTCGGCCCCCACTGTCTAATGTCTCTGGCCTGGTAACAGTGCAAGTCCTGGATATTAATGATAATGCCCCTATCTTTGTCAGCACCCCTTTCCAAGCTACTGTCCTGGAGAGTGTCCCCTTAGGCTACTTGGTTCTCCATGTCCAAGCAATTGATGCTGATGCTGGTGACAATGCCCGCCTGGAGTACCGCCTTGCTGGAGTTGGGCATGACTTCCCTTTCACTATCAACAATGGCACAGGCTGGATCTCTGTGGCTGCTGAGCTGGACCGGGAGGAAGTTGATTTCTATAGCTTTGGGGTAGAAGCCCGAGACCATGGCATCCCAGCACTCACTGCCTCAGCCAGTGTCAGTGTAACCATCCTGGACGTCAATGATAACAACCCAACCTTTACCCAGCCAGAGTACACAGTTCGGCTCAATGAGGATGCAGCTGTGGGCACCAGTGTAGTGACTGTGTCAGCTGTGGACCGCGATGCTCATAGTGTCATCACATACCAGATCACCAGCGGTAACACCCGCAACCGCTTCTCCATCACCAGTCAGAGTGGTGGTGGACTGGTGTCCCTCGCCTTGCCACTGGACTACAAACTTGAGAGGCAGTATGTGTTGGCTGTTACTGCCTCTGATGGCACAAGGCAGGATACAGCGCAGATTGTGGTGAATGTCACTGATGCCAACACCCATCGTCCGGTCTTTCAGAGCTCCCACtatacagtgaatgttaatgaggACCGGCCAGCAGGCACCACGGTGGTGCTGATCAGTGCTACAGACGAGGACACAGGTGAGAATGCCCGTATTACCTACTTTATGGAGGACAGCATCCCCCAGTTCCGTATTGATGCAGACACAGGGGCTGTCACCACCCAGGCTGAACTAGACTATGAAGACCAGGTGTCTTATACCTTGGCCATCACTGCTCGGGACAATGGCATTCCCCAGAAGTCTGACACCACCTACCTGGAGATTCTGGTGAATGATGTGAATGACAATGCTCCTCAGTTCCTAAGGGATTCCTATCAGGGCAGTGTCTATGAGGATGTGCCCCCTTTCACCAGTGTCCTGCAGATCTCAGCCACTGATCGTGACTCTGGTCTTAATGGCCGGGTATTCTATACCTTCCAAGGAGGTGATGATGGAGATGGCGACTTTATTGTAGAGTCCACTTCAGGCATAGTGAGAACACTGCGCAGGCTAGATCGTGAGAATGTGGCCCAGTACATCTTACGAGCATATGCAGTGGACAAGGGGATGCCCCCAGCCCGCACACCCATGGAAGTGACAGTCACTGTGTTAGATGTGAATGACAATCCACCTGTCTTTGAGCAGGATGAGTTTGATGTGTTTGTGGAAGAGAACAGCCCCATTGGGCTGGCCGTGGCCCGTGTCACGGCCACTGACCCTGATGAAGGCACCAATGCACAGATCATGTACCAGATTGTGGAGGGTAACATCCCTGAGGTCTTCCAGTTGGATATTTTTTCTGGGGAGCTGACTGCCCTGGTGGACTTAGACTACGAGGACCGGCCTGAATACGTCCTAGTCATCCAGGCCACATCAGCTCCACTGGTGAGCAGGGCTACTGTCCATGTCCGCCTCCTTGACCGCAATGACAACCCACCAGTGCTGGGCAACTTTGAAATCCTTTTCAACAACTATGTCACCAACCGCTCGAGCAGCTTCCCTGGGGGTGCCATTGGCCGTGTGCCTGCTCATGACCCTGACATCTCGGACAGCCTGACTTACAGCTTTGAGCGGGGAAATGAACTCAGCTTGGTCCTACTCAACGCTTCCACGGGAGAGCTGAGGCTGAGCCGGGCACTGGATAACAACCGGCCTCTGGAGGCCATCATGAGCGTGTTGGTGTCAG ATGGCGTTCACAGCGTGACAGCCCAGTGTGCACTGCGCGTCACCATTATCACAGATGAGATGCTCACACACAGTATCACGTTGCGCCTGGAAGACATGTCGCCTGAGCGCTTCCTGTCACCACTGCTGGGCCTCTTCATTCAAGCTGTGGCCGCCACGTTGGCCACGCCCCCGGACCACGTGGTGGTCTTTAACGTGCAGCGGGACACCGATGCCCCCGGTGGCCACATCCTCAACGTGAGCCTGTCAGTGGGCCAGCCACCGGGACCCGGGGGTGGGCCGCCCTTTCTGCCCTCCGAAGACCTGCAGGAGCGCCTGTACCTCAATCGCAGCCTGCTGACGGCCATCTCGGCGCAGCGCGTGCTGCCCTTCGACGACAACATCTGCCTGCGCGAGCCCTGTGAGAACTACATGCGCTGCGTGTCGGTTCTGCGCTTCGACTCCTCCGCGCCCTTCATCGCCTCCTCCTCCGTGCTCTTTCGGCCCATCCACCCGGTCGGGGGGCTGCGCTGCCGTTGCCCGCCAGGCTTCACCGGAGACTACTGTGAGACGGAGGTGGACCTCTGCTACTCGCGCCCCTGTGGTCCCCATGGGCGCTGCCGCAGCCGTGAGGGAGGCTACACCTGCCTCTGCCGCGAGGGCTACACGG GTGAGCACTGTGAGGTGAGTGCCCGCTCAGGCCGTTGCACCCCAGGTGTCTGCAAGAATGGGGGTACCTGTGTCAACCTGCTAGTGGGCGGTTTCAAGTGTGACTGCCCATCTGGGGACTTCGAGAAGCCCTACTGCCAGGTGACCACGCGCAGCTTCCCTGCCCGCTCCTTTATCACCTTCCGTGGCCTGCGCCAGCGCTTCCACTTCACCCTGGCCCTCTC GTTTGCCACTAAGGAGCGCAACGGGCTGCTGTTGTACAATGGGCGCTTCAATGAGAAGCATGACTTTGTGGCCCTCGAGGTGATCCAGGAGCAGGTTCAACTCACCTTCTCTGCAG GAGAGTCGACCACCACCGTGTCACCATTTGTACCTGGAGGGGTCAGTGATGGCCAGTGGCACACGGTGCAGCTGAAGTACTATAATAAG CCACTGTTGGGCCAGACAGGACTCCCACAGGGCCCATCTGAACAGAAGGTGGCTGTGGTGTCTGTGGATGGCTGTGATACAGGAGTGGCTCTGCGCTTCGGAGCTATACTGGGCAACTACTCCTGTGCTGCTCAGGGCACCCAGGGTGGCAGCAAGAA GTCTCTGGATCTGACAGGGCCCCTGCTGCTGGGTGGGGTGCCCGACCTGCCTGAGAGCTTCCCTGTCCGAATGCGGCACTTTGTGGGCTGCATGAAGAACTTGCAAGTGGACAGCCGGCATGTAGACATGGCCGACTTCATTGCCAACAATGGCACTGTGCCTG GATGCCCCACCAAGAAGAATGTGTGTGACAGCAACACTTGCCACAATGGGGGCACCTGCGTGAACCAGTGGGATGCGTTCAGCTGCGAGTGTCCCCTGGGCTTCGGGGGCAAGAGCTGTGCCCAGG aAATGGCCAATCCCCAGCACTTCCTGGGCAACAGCCTTGTGGCCTGGCACGGCCTCTCACTGCCCATCTCTCAGCCTTGGCACCTCAGTCTCATGTTCCGCACACGCCAGGCCAATGGCGTCCTGCTACAGGCTGTCACCAGGGGACGCAGCACCATTACCCTACAG CTTCGAGAGGGCCACGTGGTTTTGAGTGTGGAGGGCACAGGGCTCCAGGCCTCGTCCCTCCGTCTGGAGCCAGGCCGGGCCAATGATGGTGACTGGCACCACACTCAGCTGTCACTGGGAGCCAGCGGGGGCCCTGGCCATGCCATCCTGTCCTTCGACTACGGGCAGCAGAGGGCAGAGGGAAACCTGGGCCCCCGCCTGCATGGGCTGCACCTGAGCAACATTACAGTAGGGGGAGTCCCTGGGCCTGCCAGTGGTGTGGCCCGAGGCTTCCGGGGCTGTTTGCag GGTGTGCGGGTAAGTGAGACGCCTGAGGGTGTCAGTAGTCTTGATCCCAGCCGTGGGGAGAGCATCAACGTGGAACCAGGATGTAGCTTGCCAGATCCCTGTGACTCCAACCCGTGTCCTGCTAACAGCTACTGCAGCAATGACTGGGATAGCTATTCCTGCAGCTGTGATCCAG GTTACTATGGTGACAACTGTACTAATGTGTGTGACCTGAACCCTTGTGAGCACCAGTCTGTGTGTACCCGCAAACCTAGTGCTCCCCACGGCTACACCTGTGAATGTCCCCCAAATTACCTTGGGCCATACTGTGAGACCAG GATTGACCAGCCTTGCCCCCGTGGCTGGTGGGGACACCCCACATGTGGCCCATGCAACTGTGACGTCAGCAAAGGCTTTGACCCAGACTGCAACAAGACAAGCGGCGAATGCCACTGCAAG GAGAATCACTACCGGCCTCCTGGCAGCCCCACCTGCCTCCTGTGTGACTGCTACCCCACGGGCTCTTTGTCTCGAGTCTGTGACCCTGAGGACGGCCAGTGTCCATGCAAACCTGGTGTCATCGGGCGCCAGTGTGATCGCTGTGACAACCCTTTTGCTGAAGTCACTACCAATGGCTGTGAAG TGAATTATGACAGCTGCCCACGGGCTATCGAGGCTGGGATCTGGTGGCCCCGAACCCGTTTTGGGCTGCCTGCTGCTGCCCCATGCCCCAAAGGCTCCTTTG GGACCGCTGTGCGCCACTGTGATGAACACAGGGGCTGGCTGCCCCCAAACCTCTTCAACTGCACGTCAGTCACCTTCTCAGAGTTGAAGGGTCTC GCTGAGCGGCTGCAGCGGAACGAATCAGGCCTGGACTCAGGACGCTCCCAGCGGCTGGCCCTGCTCCTGCGCAATGCTACACAGCACACGGCTGGCTACTTTGGCAGTGATGTCAAAGTGGCCTACCAGCTGGCCACACGGCTGCTGGCTCACGAGAGTGCCCAGAGAGGCTTTGGGCTGTCTGCCACACAGGATGTGCACTTCACTGAG AATCTGCTGCGAGTGGGCAGTGCCCTTCTGGATGCAGCCAACAAGCGGCACTGGGAACTGATACAGCAGACGGAGGGCGGCACCGCCTGGCTGCTCCAGCACTACGAGGCCTACGCCAGCGCCCTGGCCCAGAATATGCGGCACACCTATCTAAGCCCCTTCACCATTGTCACGCCCAATATTG TCATCTCTGTAGTGCGCTTGGACAAGGGGAACTTTGCTGGGGCCAAGCTGCCCCGCTATGAAGCACTGCGAGGAGAGCGGCCCCCAGACCTGGAGACGACAGTCATTCTACCCGAGTCTGTCTTCAGAG AGATGACCCCTGTGGTCAGGCCCGCTGGCCCTGGGGAGGCCCAGGAACCTGAGGAGCTGGcacggcggcagcggcggcacCCGGAGCTGAGCCAGGGAGAGGCTGTGGCCAGCGTCATCATCTACCGCACCCTGGCTGGGCTACTGCCCCACAACTACGACCCAGACAAGCGCAGTCTGAG AGTCCCCAAGCGTCCAGTCATCAACACCCCTGTAGTGAGCATCAGCGTCCATGATGATGAGGAGCTCCTGCCTCGCGCCCTggacaagccagtcactgtgcagttcCGGCTGCTGGAGACCGAGGAGCGGACCAAGCCCATCTGTGTCTTCTGGAACCACTCTATCCT GGTCAGTGGCACGGGTGGTTGGTCAGCCCGAGGCTGTGAGGTTGTCTTCCGCAACGAGAGCCATGTCAGCTGCCAGTGCAACCACATGACGAGCTTCGCTGTGCTCATGGATGTGTCCCGGCGGGAG AATGGAGAGATCCTGCCCCTGAAGACACTGACATACGTGGCCCTAGGGGTCACCTTGGCTGCCCTCCTGCTCACCTTCCTCTTCCTCACCCTTCTTCGTGCCCTGCGCTCCAATCAGCATGGCATCCGACGCAACCTGACAGCCGCCCTGGGCCTGGCTCAGCTGGTCTTCCTCCTGGGAATCAACCAGGCTGACCTGCCT TTTGCTTGCACAGTCATTGCCATCCTGCTGCACTTCCTGTACCTCTGCACCTTTTCCTGGGCTCTGCTGGAGGCCTTGCACCTGTACCGGGCACTCACAGAGGTCCGTGATGTCAATGCCGGTCCCATGCGCTTCTACTACATGCTGGGCTGGGGCGTGCCTGCCTTCATCACAG GCCTAGCTGTGGGCTTGGACCCTGAAGGATATGGAAACCCTGACTTCTGCTGGCTCTCCATCTATGACACGCTCATCTGGAGTTTCGCTGGTCCTGTGGCATTTGCAGTCTCG ATGAGTGTCTTCCTGTACATCCTGGCAGCCCGGGCCTCCTGTGCTGCCCAGCGGCAGGGCTTCGAGAAGAAAGGCCCTGT CTCTGGCCTGCAACCTTCCTTTGCTGTCCTCCTACTGCTGAGTGCCTCGTGGCTGCTGGCACTGCTCTCTGTCAACAGTGACACCCTTCTCTTCCACTACCTCTTTGCCGCCTGCAATTGTGTCCAG GGCCCTTTCATCTTCCTCTCCTACGTGGTGCTTAGCAAGGAGGTCCGGAAAGCACTCAAGTTTGCCTGCAGCCGCAAACCCAGCCCTGACCCTGCTCTGACCACCAAGTCCACCCTGACCTCG TCCTACAACTGCCCCAGCCCCTACGCAGACGGGCGACTGTACCAGCCCTATGGAGACTCAGCTGGCTCCCTGCACAGTGCCAGCCGCTCAGGCAAGAGCCAGCCCAGCTACATCCCCTTCTTGCTGAG GGAAGAATCTACCCTGAACCCTGGTCAAGTTCCCCCAGGCATGGGGGACCCAGGCGGCCTCTTCCTGGAAGGTCAAGACCAGCAGCACG ATCCTGACACGGACTCTGACAGTGACCTGTCCCTGGAAGATGACCAGAGTGGCTCCTATGCCTCTACTCACTCATCAGACagcgaggaggaggaagaggaggaggaggaggccgcCTTCCCTGGTGAGCAGGGCTGGGACAGCCTGCTGGGGCCTGGAGCGGAGAGACTGCCCCTGCACAGCACCCCCAAGG ATGGGGGCCCAGGGCCTGGGAAGGCCCCCTGGCCAGGAGACTTTGGAACCACAGCAAAGGAGAGCAGTGGCAGTGGGGCCCCTGAGGAACGGCCACGGGAAAATGGAGATGCCCTGTCTCGGGATGGGTCCTTGGGCTCCCTTCCAGGCTCTTCTGCCCAGCCTCACAAAG GCATCCTCAAGAAGAAGTGTCTTCCCACCATCAGTGAGAAGAGCAGCCTCCTGAGGCTTCCCCTGGAGCACGGCACGGGCTCTTCTCGGGGTTCTTCAGCCAGCGAAGGCAGCCGGGGAGGGCTCCCTCCCCGCCCACCTCCCCGGCAGAGTCTTCAGGAACAGCTGAACGGTGTAATGCCCATCGCCATGAGCATCAAGGCAGGCACGGTGGATGAGGACTCTTCAGGCTCCGA AGGATAG